The Labeo rohita strain BAU-BD-2019 chromosome 19, IGBB_LRoh.1.0, whole genome shotgun sequence genome window below encodes:
- the tshz1 gene encoding teashirt homolog 1: MPRRKQQAPRRSSAYVPEDELKAAKIDEEHLQDDGLSLDGQDAEYLCNEEDDGREQLSYQNSPLSNGTNPDAGYGSPLSDTSDHLADFKSTSSKEGQDKEEVEDMDTDAGLSLQDSLAQMKAVYANLISDASWSSITKDIMKSKQVSASSTNSTPSSHKGNNSIANSHASSITSSGASGSSNASASTKTNVTPSSNSTKATPLNNANNGPINGANSGGVAYDWHQAALAKTLQHTPYHLMPEPSLFSTVQLYRQNNKLYGPVFTGASKFRCKDCSAAYDTLVGLTVHMNETGHYRDDNKDKEEDRGKKWSKPRKRSLMEMEGKEDAQKVLKCMYCGHSFESLQDLSVHMIKTKHYQKVPLKEPMPALASKLVPSTKKRAFQDLMSPCSPESISSTPGIPLAETAPTKDQKISNPYVTANNRYGYQNGASYTWQFEARKAQILKCMECGSSHDTLQQLTAHMMVTGHFLKVTNSASKKGKQLVFDPVVEEKIQSIPLPPTTTRLPAPTIKSQPDSPVHPSSMDERRESEEEKVEEPEEKKIKQEKEDPAEKVEKSEKPSHYKYLREEDLEESPKGGLDILKSLENTVSSAISKAQTGTPTWGGYPSIHAAYQLQGSVKSSIPAVQSVQMQPTFNASSLKSLTSDSSTLIHSPSSPSPPPNHKSNVLAMEELVEKVTGKIPSKKDRDEKSTERGSRHLTAELPSPVLRERKDLPRQDDLSKPTKNGTVDKDQEHVAVREGEYKESHADNPVKNGTDVHKTQVSNGCGNLGIITDHSPEQPLVNPLSALQSIMNTHLGKASKTVSPLLDPLAMLYKISNNMMEKPMYNPAQVKQVEPINRYFDNDDDQPMDLTKSKSGNGPTNNCSTTVISNSSITNSARPILSTLAESVSSPLRENALMDISDMVKNLTGRLTPKSSTPSSISEKSDADGCVFEDGLEDLSPVQKRKGRQSNWNPQHLLILQAQFASSLRETPDGKYIITDLGPQERVHICKFTGLSMTTISHWLANVKYQLRRTGGTKFLKNIDSGQPLFLCSDCASQFRTPSTYINHLESHLGFSLKDLSKLSIDLIRDQQAVTKMITDKTFSALGLTEEDSNSIFQCKLCNRTFVSKHAVKLHLSKTHGKSPEDHLIFVTELEKLEKA; encoded by the coding sequence CCTACGTGCCGGAGGACGAGCTTAAGGCAGCTAAGATCGATGAGGAGCACCTGCAGGACGACGGACTCTCCTTAGACGGTCAGGACGCAGAGTACCTGTGCAATGAAGAAGACGATGGCCGTGAACAGCTGAGCTACCAGAACTCTCCACTCAGCAATGGCACCAACCCAGATGCCGGCTACGGCTCGCCCCTCAGCGACACCAGCGATCACCTGGCTGACTTCAAAAGCACCTCCTCCAAAGAAGGCCAGGATAAAGAGGAGGTTGAAGACATGGACACAGATGCTGGACTGTCTTTGCAGGACAGCCTGGCCCAGATGAAAGCAGTCTATGCAAACCTGATTTCAGATGCTTCCTGGTCGAGTATCACAAAGGACATTATGAAAAGCAAGCAGGTTAGTGCTAGCAGCACTAACAGTACTCCAAGCAGCCACAAGGGGAACAACAGCATTGCAAACAGCCATGCAAGCAGCATTACAAGCAGCGGAGCTAGCGGCAGCAGCAACGCTAGTGCTAGCACAAAGACAAATGTGACGCCAAGCAGCAATTCTACAAAAGCCACCCCGTTAAACAATGCCAACAATGGACCCATCAATGGTGCTAACAGTGGGGGTGTTGCATATGACTGGCACCAAGCAGCTCTTGCTAAAACCTTACAGCATACGCCCTACCACCTCATGCCTGAACCAAGTCTCTTCAGCACAGTGCAGCTGTACCGGCAAAACAATAAGCTGTATGGGCCTGTGTTTACGGGCGCCAGCAAGTTCAGATGCAAGGACTGTAGTGCAGCCTACGACACGCTTGTAGGTCTCACGGTGCACATGAACGAAACCGGCCATTACCGTGATGACAACAAGGACAAGGAGGAGGACAGGGGCAAGAAATGGTCCAAGCCACGGAAGCGATCTTTAATGGAGATGGAGGGCAAAGAAGATGCTCAGAAAGTCCTGAAATGCATGTATTGTGGCCACTCGTTCGAATCCCTACAGGACTTGAGTGTTCACATGATCAAAACTAAACACTACCAGAAAGTGCCTCTCAAAGAACCAATGCCAGCTCTCGCCTCAAAGCTGGTACCCTCCACCAAAAAGCGAGCGTTCCAGGACCTGATGTCTCCATGCTCACCCGAGTCAATTTCTAGCACCCCTGGCATACCACTGGCAGAGACTGCACCCACCAAAGATCAGAAGATTTCCAACCCATACGTCACAGCGAATAACCGTTATGGCTACCAAAATGGTGCAAGTTATACCTGGCAGTTCGAGGCCCGGAAAGCTCAAATTCTTAAGTGTATGGAGTGCGGGAGTTCCCATGACACCTTGCAGCAGTTGACAGCCCATATGATGGTGACTGGACATTTTCTCAAAGTCACGAACTCTGCCTCTAAAAAGGGTAAGCAGTTAGTGTTTGACCCTGTGGTGGAAGAGAAAATCCAATCCATCCCTCTTCCACCCACGACAACACGTCTACCAGCTCCCACTATCAAATCCCAGCCCGATTCTCCAGTACACCCATCCAGCATGGATGAAAGGAGGGAGTCGGAAGAGGAGAAAGTGGAGGAACCTGAGGAGAAGAAAATCAAGCAAGAGAAAGAGGATCCTGCTGAGAAGGTGGAAAAGTCTGAGAAACCCAGTCATTACAAGTATCTAAGAGAAGAGGATCTTGAAGAGTCTCCTAAAGGTGGACTAGATATTCTCAAGTCATTAGAAAATACAGTCTCCAGTGCAATCAGCAAGGCTCAGACAGGTACGCCCACCTGGGGTGGATATCCCAGCATTCATGCCGCCTACCAGCTCCAAGGGTCTGTAAAGTCATCTATCCCTGCTGTCCAGAGTGTCCAGATGCAACCAACATTCAACGCCAGCAGCTTGAAATCTCTGACCTCTGACTCCAGCACTCTGATCCACTCTCCAAGCAGCCCATCACCACCCCCAAACCATAAAAGCAATGTCCTAGCCATGGAAGAGCTGGTGGAGAAAGTAACAGGGAAAATTCCTTCGAAGAAAGACAGGGATGAAAAATCAACTGAGCGTGGCTCCAGACATCTCACTGCTGAATTGCCCTCTCCTGTCCTCAGAGAGCGAAAGGACCTGCCAAGACAAGACGATCTTAGCAAGCCAACAAAAAACGGCACTGTAGATAAAGACCAAGAGCACGTTGCAGTTCGGGAAGGAGAGTACAAGGAAAGCCATGCAGATAATCCTGTAAAGAACGGAACGGATGTCCACAAAACGCAAGTCAGCAATGGTTGCGGCAATTTAGGAATCATCACCGACCACTCACCAGAACAGCCTTTAGTCAACCCCCTCAGTGCATTGCAGTCTATCATGAACACTCATTTGGGCAAGGCCTCCAAAACAGTCAGTCCACTCCTAGACCCACTAGCAATGCTGTACAAGATCAGCAACAACATGATGGAAAAGCCCATGTACAATCCAGCTCAGGTCAAGCAGGTCGAGCCCATCAACAGATATTTTGACAATGACGACGATCAGCCCATGGACTTGACAAAGTCCAAAAGTGGCAATGGGCCCACAAACAATTGTTCAACTACTGTTATCAGCAACAGCAGCATCACAAACAGCGCCAGACCCATCTTGTCCACGCTGGCTGAATCTGTCTCATCTCCTCTTCGGGAGAATGCCCTGATGGACATCTCCGACATGGTGAAGAACCTCACGGGTCGCCTGACGCCAAAGTCATCCACCCCTTCCTCCATATCCGAAAAGTCGGATGCAGATGGCTGTGTTTTTGAGGATGGCTTGGAGGATCTTTCGCCCGTCCAGAAGAGGAAAGGCAGGCAATCGAACTGGAACCCTCAGCATCTGCTGATCCTTCAGGCTCAGTTTGCGTCCAGCCTTCGGGAAACCCCTGACGGGAAATACATCATTACAGACCTAGGTCCTCAGGAGCGTGTACATATTTGTAAGTTTACAGGTCTCTCCATGACCACCATCTCCCACTGGTTGGCCAACGTCAAGTACCAACTCAGGCGGACAGGTGGAACCAAGTTTCTGAAGAACATAGACTCGGGCCAGCCACTGTTTCTGTGTAGTGATTGTGCCTCCCAGTTCAGAACTCCCTCTACATACATTAACCACTTAGAGTCCCACTTGGGCTTTAGCTTGAAGGACCTCTCCAAGTTATCAATAGACCTCATAAGAGACCAGCAAGCAGTCACtaaaatgatcacagataaGACATTCAGTGCCCTTGGCTTGACTGAGGAGGACTCGAATTCCATATTTCAGTGCAAACTGTGCAATAGGACTTTTGTCAGCAAGCACGCAGTGAAACTGCACCTCAGCAAAACACACGGAAAGTCACCGGAGGACCACCTGATCTTTGTTACTGAGCTGGAAAAGTTAGAAAAAGCCTAA